One Oryza glaberrima chromosome 10, OglaRS2, whole genome shotgun sequence DNA segment encodes these proteins:
- the LOC127753389 gene encoding uncharacterized GPI-anchored protein At1g61900 isoform X1: MCFLIGAKRMESSSSGSCPQGTVYHWFVLFAVWLCGSQHVLSQKTPLEPKDKFLLSDPPIGLFDPIEISPSVLPHNANPVEPLSPMYPNYTSYDPVLTGKCHVNFSALSYMMDKTASDCSIPLAPLVADVICCPQVNSLMNIFQATYGAGNNTLVLNQASANACFSDVMSILASKGANTNIPELCTLRPSNLTDASCPVKDISTFEKIVNVSKLLDACSDIDPLKECCRPVCQPAIVEAAVHISSGGANMFGSSSISGSDAGINIVSDCKGVVHSWLSMKLSSEESNTAFRVLSGCKVNKVCPLEFDDPSSVVKACGKASSSTPSCCGALHSYIATRQKQIFVTNLQAINCATMFGSMLQKAGVSNDIYELCDIDLKDFSLQAFGQQGCLLRSLPTDIVFDNATGISFTCDLSDNIAAPWPSSSSVQSLSLCAPEMSLPALPVAPTSGSSVGISRTGIGILAPLLFFATAITF; encoded by the exons ATGTGCTTTCTTATTGGGGCTAAAAGAATGGAGAGTTCCAGCTCTGGTTCTTGTCCTCAGG GTACAGTGTATCATTGGTTTGTCTTGTTTGCGGTTTGGCTTTGTGGCAGCCAGCATGTTCTTTCGCAGAAAACACCACTTGAACCAAAAGATAAATTCCTTCTATCTGATCCGCCAATTGGTCTCTTTGATCCAATAGAGATTTCACCATCTGTTCTTCCACACAATGCTAACCCAGTTGAGCCACTGTCACCGATGTATCCAAACTACACATCATATGATCCGGTCTTGACTGGAAAATGCCATGTAAATTTCTCAGCGCTTTCTTATATGATGGATAAAACAGCATCTGATTGTTCCATTCCTTTAGCACCACTAGTTGCTGATGTGATATGCTGCCCCCAAGTTAATAGCTTGATGAATATTTTCCAAGCTACATATGGTGCTGGAAACAATACACTAGTTCTGAACCAGGCTTCAGCAAATGCTTGTTTCTCTGATGTTATGAGCATTCTGGCAAGCAAAGGAGCAAACACTAACATCCCTGAGTTATGTACTCTAAGGCCATCAAATCTTACGGATGCTTCTTGCCCTGTGAAGGATATTAGCACATTTGAGAAAATAGTTAATGTAAGCAAGCTTCTAGACGCATGCAGCGATATTGACCCACTGAAAGAGTGTTGTAGACCTGTTTGCCAGCCTGCAATAGTGGAAGCAGCAGTTCATATATCCTCTGGAGGAGCAAACATGTTTGGAAGTTCTAGCATATCTGGAAGTGATGCTGGGATCAACATCGTTAGTGACTGCAAAGGGGTAGTTCACTCCTGGTTATCTATGAAGCTTTCATCAGAAGAATCAAACACTGCTTTTAGAGTATTATCTGGCTGCAAGGTGAACAAAG TTTGTCCGTTGGAGTTTGATGATCCTTCTTCCGTTGTTAAGGCATGTGGCAAGGCATCTTCTTCAACGCCCTCATGCTGTGGGGCATTGCACTCTTACATTGCAACTCGCCAGAAGCAAATATTTGTAACAAATTTGCAAGCAATTAACTGTGCAACCATGTTCGGATCAATGCTACAGAAAGCTGGTGTATCAAATGATATTTATGAGCTTTGTGATATTGATTTAAAAGATTTCAGCCTGCAAG CATTTGGTCAGCAAG GCTGTCTACTTCGCAGCTTACCTACAGACATTGTATTTGACAATGCTACGGGCATTAGTTTTACATGTGATTTGAGTGACAACATTGCAGCGCCAtggccatcatcatcatctgttCAATCCTTGTCACTTTGTGCTCCAG AAATGTCATTGCCTGCATTGCCTGTCGCGCCAACATCTGGAAGCTCAG TAGGTATCTCCAGAACTGGAATTGGAATTTTGGCGCCTCTTCTATTCTTTGCGACGGCCATCACCTTCTGA
- the LOC127753352 gene encoding uncharacterized protein LOC127753352, with protein sequence MKEVVLHVYDVTNSDSEKTNNTILQINRIFKDRIGLGGIFHSAVQVYGEEEWSFGFCENGSGVFSCPIGKNPMYTYRECIVLGETECSIATVNRILRELSREWPGHSYDLLSRNCNHFCDVLCERLAVPKLPGWVNRFANAGDTAVVVAENTAVKFRQAKTEIVNASRVAYRFMAGLASKNQNPQPESPSNQSRNGPTFQGTWFKNIISNGAKPSSSESTSSHDTGTGGDESSLQNQKPSEQSTRL encoded by the exons ATGAAGGAGGTGGTGCTCCACGTGTACGACGTGACGAACAGCGACTCGGAGAAGACGAACAACACCATCCTCCAGATCAACCGCATCTTCAAGGACCGGATCGGCCTCGGCGGCATCTTCCACAGCGCCGTCCAG GTCTATGGCGAGGAGGAGTGGTCGTTCGGGTTCTGCGAGAACGGCAGCGGCGTCTTCAGCTGCCCCATCGGGAAGAACCCCATGTACACCTACCGCGAGTGCATCGTCCTCGGGGAGACCGAGTGCTCCATCGCCACCGTGAACCGGATCCTGCGGGAGCTCAGCCGCGAGTGGCCGGGACACTCCTACGACCTCCTCTCCAGGAACTGCAACCACTTCTGCGACGTGCTCTGCGAGAGGCTCGCCGTCCCCAAGCTCCCAG GCTGGGTTAATCGTTTTGCCAATGCTGGTGATACCGCTGTGGTAGTTGCTGAGAACACAGCAGTTAAG TTCAGACAGGCTAAAACAGAAATAGTCAATGCCAGTAGAGTAGCATACAGATTTATGGCAGGCCTGGCATCGAAAAATCAAAACCCACAACCAGAGTCCCCAAGTAACCAAAGCAGAAATGGCCCAACTTTCCAGGGGACTTGGTTCAAGAACATCATTTCGAATGGCGCAAAGCCTTCCTCAAGCGAATCAACTTCATCGCATGACACTGGTACTGGTGGTGATGAATCCTCTTTGCAGAATCAAAAACCATCGGAGCAGTCAACACGGTTGTAG
- the LOC127753389 gene encoding uncharacterized GPI-anchored protein At1g61900 isoform X2 — MCFLIGAKRMESSSSGSCPQGTVYHWFVLFAVWLCGSQHVLSQKTPLEPKDKFLLSDPPIGLFDPIEISPSVLPHNANPVEPLSPMYPNYTSYDPVLTGKCHVNFSALSYMMDKTASDCSIPLAPLVADVICCPQVNSLMNIFQATYGAGNNTLVLNQASANACFSDVMSILASKGANTNIPELCTLRPSNLTDASCPVKDISTFEKIVNVSKLLDACSDIDPLKECCRPVCQPAIVEAAVHISSGGANMFGSSSISGSDAGINIVSDCKGVVHSWLSMKLSSEESNTAFRVLSGCKVNKVCPLEFDDPSSVVKACGKASSSTPSCCGALHSYIATRQKQIFVTNLQAINCATMFGSMLQKAGVSNDIYELCDIDLKDFSLQAFGQQGCLLRSLPTDIVFDNATGISFTCDLSDNIAAPWPSSSSVQSLSLCAPEMSLPALPVAPTSGSSGISRTGIGILAPLLFFATAITF; from the exons ATGTGCTTTCTTATTGGGGCTAAAAGAATGGAGAGTTCCAGCTCTGGTTCTTGTCCTCAGG GTACAGTGTATCATTGGTTTGTCTTGTTTGCGGTTTGGCTTTGTGGCAGCCAGCATGTTCTTTCGCAGAAAACACCACTTGAACCAAAAGATAAATTCCTTCTATCTGATCCGCCAATTGGTCTCTTTGATCCAATAGAGATTTCACCATCTGTTCTTCCACACAATGCTAACCCAGTTGAGCCACTGTCACCGATGTATCCAAACTACACATCATATGATCCGGTCTTGACTGGAAAATGCCATGTAAATTTCTCAGCGCTTTCTTATATGATGGATAAAACAGCATCTGATTGTTCCATTCCTTTAGCACCACTAGTTGCTGATGTGATATGCTGCCCCCAAGTTAATAGCTTGATGAATATTTTCCAAGCTACATATGGTGCTGGAAACAATACACTAGTTCTGAACCAGGCTTCAGCAAATGCTTGTTTCTCTGATGTTATGAGCATTCTGGCAAGCAAAGGAGCAAACACTAACATCCCTGAGTTATGTACTCTAAGGCCATCAAATCTTACGGATGCTTCTTGCCCTGTGAAGGATATTAGCACATTTGAGAAAATAGTTAATGTAAGCAAGCTTCTAGACGCATGCAGCGATATTGACCCACTGAAAGAGTGTTGTAGACCTGTTTGCCAGCCTGCAATAGTGGAAGCAGCAGTTCATATATCCTCTGGAGGAGCAAACATGTTTGGAAGTTCTAGCATATCTGGAAGTGATGCTGGGATCAACATCGTTAGTGACTGCAAAGGGGTAGTTCACTCCTGGTTATCTATGAAGCTTTCATCAGAAGAATCAAACACTGCTTTTAGAGTATTATCTGGCTGCAAGGTGAACAAAG TTTGTCCGTTGGAGTTTGATGATCCTTCTTCCGTTGTTAAGGCATGTGGCAAGGCATCTTCTTCAACGCCCTCATGCTGTGGGGCATTGCACTCTTACATTGCAACTCGCCAGAAGCAAATATTTGTAACAAATTTGCAAGCAATTAACTGTGCAACCATGTTCGGATCAATGCTACAGAAAGCTGGTGTATCAAATGATATTTATGAGCTTTGTGATATTGATTTAAAAGATTTCAGCCTGCAAG CATTTGGTCAGCAAG GCTGTCTACTTCGCAGCTTACCTACAGACATTGTATTTGACAATGCTACGGGCATTAGTTTTACATGTGATTTGAGTGACAACATTGCAGCGCCAtggccatcatcatcatctgttCAATCCTTGTCACTTTGTGCTCCAG AAATGTCATTGCCTGCATTGCCTGTCGCGCCAACATCTGGAAGCTCAG GTATCTCCAGAACTGGAATTGGAATTTTGGCGCCTCTTCTATTCTTTGCGACGGCCATCACCTTCTGA
- the LOC127753511 gene encoding L-type lectin-domain containing receptor kinase SIT2-like yields MSPASIAALRHLAAVLSILAHCLLLSSADVDFIYNGFRNAANLSLDGSATVLRGGALQLTNDSNNIMGHAFFDSPVQMVSDAAVVSFSTAFVFDIVTNGSVGGHGLAFVVAASKVLPGATAEQYLGLLGKSNMGDPSNHVFAVEFDTVQANGLLNETNGNHVGVDLNSLVSNVSEPAAYFTDGGGGKRNLTLESAQPIQAWVDYDGSAKILNVTIAPVASTVPTRPRRPLISHAVDLLPIFKQEMYVGFSSSTGKLASSHYVLAWSFRTGGGAARPIDLSRLPSVPKKPAPPPSASVVVKIVALTCAATVTVIVAAIGVALWLRRRAALADTLEEWELDHPHRLPYRELYMATKGFKNSELLGAGGFGEVYRGVLRRSGDVVAVKRISSNGRQGMREFVAEVASLGRMRHRNLVELRGWCKRGHDLLLVYEFMPNGSLDALLFGGAPATATATALTWEQRVRILRGVASGLVYLHEEWEQVVVHRDVKASNVLLGADASAARLGDFGLARLYEHGGDPATTRVVGTLGYMAPELTVTGKATTATDVFAYGALLLEAACGRRPIDPATGVNLLRWVREHGARGELVHAVDERLDGRYDKEEARLVLWLGLACSQARPEARPSMRQVCQYLDGEEDVPEEAVLVFSDVDSIDFGSLTSLTWSSCATMSVGSLNGGR; encoded by the coding sequence ATGTCTCCGGCGTCCATTGCAGCGCttcgccacctcgccgccgtgctctccATCCTCGCTcactgcctcctcctctcttccgcCGACGTCGATTTCATCTACAACGGCTTCCGCAACGCCGCCAACCTGAGCCTAGACGGCTCGGCCACCgtcctgcgcggcggcgcgctgcaGCTCACCAACGACAGCAACAATATCATGGGCCACGCGTTCTTCGACTCCCCGGTGCAGATGGtgagcgacgccgccgtcgtctccttcagCACGGCCTTCGTCTTCGACATCGTCACCAACGGCAGCGTCGGCGGCCATGGCTTGGCTTTCGTTGTCGCCGCCTCCAAGGTGCTCCCCGGCGCAACCGCCGAGCAGTATCTTGGCCTCCTCGGGAAGAGCAACATGGGTGACCCCTCCAACCACGTGTTCGCCGTCGAGTTCGACACTGTGCAGGCGAACGGGCTCCTGAACGAGACGAACGGCAACCACGTTGGCGTCGACCTAAACAGCCTCGTGTCGAACGTGTCGGAGCCGGCCGCCTActtcaccgacggcggcggcggcaagaggaACTTGACGTTGGAGAGCGCGCAGCCGATTCAGGCATGGGTAGACTACGACGGCAGCGCCAAGATCCTCAACGTCACCATCGCTCCGGTGGCGTCGACGGTGCCGAcacggcctcgccggccgctCATATCGCACGCCGTCGACCTCCTGCCGATCTTCAAGCAGGAAATGTACGTCGGCTTCTCTTCGTCGACGGGGAAGCTCGCGAGCTCGCACTACGTCCTCGCATGGAGCTTccggaccggcggcggcgccgcgcggccgatcgatctctctcggttGCCGAGCGTCCCAAagaagccggcgccgccgccttccgcgtCCGTCGTCGTCAAGATCGTTGCTCTGACCTGCGCTGCCACGGTCACAGTGATCGTGGCGGCGATCGGCGTCGCGCtctggctgcggcggcgggcggcgctcgCCGACACGCTCGAGGAGTGGGAGCTTGACCACCCGCACAGGCTCCCGTACAGAGAGCTCTACATGGCGACGAAGGGGTTCAAGAACAGCGAgctcctcggcgccggcggatTCGGCGAGGTGTACAGGGGCGTGCTCCGGCGATCCGGCGACGTGGTGGCCGTGAAGAGGATCTCGAGCAACGGGAGGCAGGGGATGCGCGAGTTCGTCGCCGAGGTGGCCAGCCTCGGGCGCATGCGGCACCGCAACCTGGTCGAGCTCCGCGGGTGGTGCAAGCGCGGGCATGACCTCCTCCTGGTCTACGAGTTCATGCCCAATGGCAGCCTCGACGCGCTCCTGTTCGGCGgcgcaccggcgacggcgacggcgacggcgctgaCGTGGGAGCAGCGGGTGAGGATACTCAGGGGCGTGGCGTCCGGGCTGGTGTACCTGCACGAGGAGTGGGAGCAGGTGGTGGTGCACCGCGACGTGAAGGCCAGCAACGTGCTGCTCGGCGCCGACGCGAGCGCCGCGCGGCTCGGCGACTTCGGCCTCGCGCGGCTCtacgagcacggcggcgacccggccaCGACGCGCGTGGTCGGGACGCTGGGCTACATGGCGCCGGAGCTCACCGTGACGGGCAAGGCCACCACGGCCACCGACGTGTTCGCCTACGGCGCGCTGCTCCTCgaggcggcgtgcgggcgcCGCCCCATCGACCCGGCCACCGGCGTCAACCTGCTGCGCTGGGTCCGGGAGCACGGCGCCAGGGGCGAGCTGGTGCACGCCGTCGACGAGAGGCTCGACGGGCGCTACGACAAGGAGGAGGCGAGGTTGGTGCTCTGGCTCGGCCTCGCGTGCAGCCAGGCGAGGCCGGAGGCGCGGCCGAGCATGAGGCAGGTCTGCCAGTACctggacggcgaggaggacgtaCCGGAGGAGGCCGTGCTCGTCTTCTCCGACGTCGATTCCATCGACTTCGGGTCGTTGACGTCGCTGACATGGTCGTCGTGCGCGACAATGTCCGTCGGCTCGCTGAACGGTGGCCGGTGA